One genomic window of Halobellus limi includes the following:
- the mfnA gene encoding tyrosine decarboxylase MfnA: MQRAAPQTFDRVLSSMCTEPHPAAREAAERFLATNPGDPATYAEIGELEARAVAMLGELAGLDSTFPNQAGVRTAARDGPPHGYVTSGGTEANIQAVRSARNRADADEPNVVAPESVHFSFTKAAEVLGVELRTVPTDADHRADVDAVAAAIDEDTVLVVGVAGTTEYGRVDPIPELAELAHDAGAYCHVDAAWGGFLLPFTDHEWHFGHAPIDSMTIDPHKCGRAVIPAGGLLFRERTGMDALAVDTPYLESTSQASLTGTRSGAGVAGAAAAMDALWPDGYRREYERADRLARWLAGELRERGFDVADVELPIVVVDLSAATFEALRDRGWRLSRTGSGLVRIVVMPHVSREMLVSFLGDLDETR; the protein is encoded by the coding sequence ATGCAGCGGGCGGCCCCGCAGACGTTCGACCGCGTTCTCTCCTCGATGTGCACGGAGCCGCATCCCGCGGCGCGCGAGGCCGCAGAGCGGTTCCTCGCGACGAATCCGGGGGACCCGGCCACGTACGCCGAGATCGGCGAACTCGAGGCGCGCGCGGTGGCGATGCTCGGCGAGTTGGCCGGTCTCGATTCGACGTTCCCGAACCAGGCCGGTGTGCGGACCGCCGCCCGCGACGGACCGCCGCACGGCTACGTCACGAGCGGCGGGACCGAGGCGAACATCCAGGCGGTGCGCTCGGCGCGGAACCGCGCCGACGCCGACGAACCGAACGTCGTCGCGCCCGAGAGCGTCCACTTCTCCTTCACGAAGGCCGCCGAGGTGCTCGGCGTCGAGTTGCGGACGGTCCCGACCGACGCCGACCACCGCGCGGACGTCGACGCCGTCGCGGCCGCGATCGACGAGGATACGGTGCTGGTCGTCGGCGTCGCGGGAACGACCGAGTACGGTCGCGTCGATCCGATCCCCGAACTCGCCGAACTCGCCCACGACGCCGGCGCGTACTGCCACGTCGACGCCGCCTGGGGCGGCTTCCTCCTCCCCTTCACCGATCACGAGTGGCACTTCGGCCACGCCCCGATCGACTCGATGACGATCGACCCCCACAAGTGCGGGCGGGCGGTCATCCCCGCCGGCGGCCTGCTGTTCCGCGAGCGTACGGGGATGGACGCGCTGGCGGTCGACACGCCGTATCTCGAATCCACGTCGCAGGCGTCGCTGACGGGGACCCGAAGCGGCGCGGGCGTCGCCGGCGCGGCCGCCGCGATGGACGCGTTGTGGCCCGACGGCTACCGCCGGGAGTACGAGCGCGCCGACCGTCTCGCACGCTGGCTCGCGGGCGAACTCCGCGAGCGCGGCTTCGACGTCGCAGACGTGGAACTGCCGATCGTCGTGGTCGACCTCTCGGCGGCCACCTTCGAGGCCCTTCGAGACCGGGGATGGCGGCTCTCACGGACGGGCTCGGGGCTGGTCCGGATCGTCGTGATGCCGCACGTGAGTCGGGAGATGCTCGTGTCGTTCCTGGGCGATCTCGACGAGACGAGATAG
- a CDS encoding J domain-containing protein, producing MIPEWVSSLPPWLVFGLLGGGLASVVVAGVFLVGGRLFPDEPAPRGHRVDGSARRRTEIRKYLRTISEPFVEDHAIHGETVEFYLPRRDVALTFDAQAYFRLERAGTYTVLCEHEMPVHALGRRLPFDVPEFDFGPRGRTSNDPVGEAFDHLDLARTASPEAVRDAYRDRVKTVHPDHGGSQAEFKRLQEAYATAREHAAE from the coding sequence GTGATTCCGGAATGGGTCTCGTCGCTGCCGCCGTGGCTCGTTTTCGGCCTCCTGGGCGGCGGCCTCGCCTCCGTGGTCGTCGCCGGCGTGTTCCTCGTCGGCGGGCGGTTGTTCCCCGACGAGCCCGCACCCAGGGGTCACCGCGTCGACGGGTCGGCGCGCCGTCGCACGGAGATCCGCAAGTACCTTCGGACCATTTCGGAGCCGTTCGTCGAGGATCACGCGATCCACGGGGAGACGGTCGAGTTCTATCTCCCCCGGCGCGACGTCGCGCTCACCTTCGACGCGCAGGCGTACTTCCGTCTCGAACGCGCGGGGACGTACACCGTCCTCTGCGAACACGAGATGCCGGTGCACGCGCTGGGGCGGCGGCTCCCCTTCGACGTTCCGGAGTTCGACTTCGGACCGCGGGGACGAACGAGCAACGACCCCGTGGGCGAGGCGTTCGACCACCTCGATCTCGCCCGGACCGCGAGTCCCGAGGCCGTCAGAGACGCCTACCGCGACCGCGTGAAGACGGTCCACCCCGACCACGGCGGCTCGCAGGCGGAGTTCAAGCGCCTGCAGGAGGCGTACGCGACCGCCCGAGAGCACGCCGCGGAGTGA
- a CDS encoding metallophosphoesterase: MDDIDYLPRAVYLSGADALVVADLHVGRSESSAVEYPLGERRDLLERLRDLLGAVGPETVVFAGDILHRFGTVSERSRETVERVVAACHDAGGDPVFVRGNHDAALDSVRDDVRDAYLAGDDPRTVVCHGHEEPPLDAERYVIGHDHPAIEIEGRRRPCFLDVPDAYRGADVLMLPAFSRLAAGVEINDARDDNLLSPLVCGLDRARPIVYDEDRAEALAFPPLESFRRLL, translated from the coding sequence GTGGACGACATCGACTACCTCCCGCGGGCCGTCTACCTCTCGGGGGCGGACGCGCTCGTCGTCGCCGACCTCCACGTCGGACGGAGCGAGTCGTCCGCCGTCGAGTACCCCCTCGGCGAGCGACGCGACCTCCTCGAACGGCTCCGGGACCTGCTCGGCGCTGTCGGTCCGGAGACGGTCGTCTTCGCCGGCGACATCCTCCATCGGTTCGGGACGGTCTCCGAGCGCAGTCGGGAGACCGTCGAGCGGGTCGTCGCAGCCTGCCACGACGCCGGCGGCGATCCGGTCTTCGTCCGCGGGAACCACGACGCGGCGCTGGACTCGGTCCGCGACGACGTCAGAGACGCGTACCTCGCCGGCGACGACCCGCGAACCGTGGTCTGTCACGGCCACGAGGAGCCGCCGCTCGACGCCGAGAGATACGTGATCGGCCACGACCACCCGGCGATCGAGATCGAGGGACGGCGACGCCCCTGTTTCCTCGACGTCCCCGACGCCTACCGCGGCGCCGACGTCCTGATGCTCCCCGCGTTCTCGCGGCTCGCCGCCGGCGTCGAGATCAACGACGCGCGCGACGACAATCTGCTCTCGCCGCTGGTCTGCGGTCTCGACCGCGCCCGACCGATCGTCTACGACGAGGACCGAGCGGAGGCGCTCGCGTTCCCGCCGCTGGAGTCGTTTCGGCGGTTGCTCTGA
- a CDS encoding NAD(P)/FAD-dependent oxidoreductase translates to MDGESVAVVGAGLAGLVAARRLAASGADVTVVERRSTVGGRVRTETRDGFTLDRGFQVLFTAYPAVRRELDLDALDLRYFRPGAVIARPGSRSVLSDPLRDLRSAPASIRNAEVTLSDKLRTLLLRQHVGTRTESEVFRAADRSIRSYLREWGFSEDYVEHFVAPFYGGITLDRSLSTSKRVFEYTFKALSDGQIAVPAAGMRAIPEQLAERARTAGASIRCSERVESIDEAGGNVTVETEAETMDVDVVVVAADPKEARRLTGVESIPVEARGCVTQYYRLPAEDAPRTGRKILLNAADPSPNTVVPMSEVAPEYAPDGTALFNATFLGDAALERDASALAEETRLTLESWYPERDFSGLEPVRTHRIEFAQFDQPPGIHESLPDARAPGGSTYLAGDYTAWSSIQGAMRSGREAARAVERDR, encoded by the coding sequence ATGGACGGAGAATCCGTCGCGGTCGTCGGCGCGGGACTGGCCGGCCTCGTCGCCGCCCGACGACTCGCCGCTTCGGGCGCGGACGTGACCGTGGTAGAGCGACGTTCGACCGTGGGGGGTCGGGTCCGGACCGAGACGCGAGACGGGTTCACGCTCGACCGCGGCTTCCAGGTCCTCTTCACCGCCTACCCGGCGGTTCGCCGGGAGCTGGATCTGGACGCGCTCGACCTCCGGTACTTCCGCCCCGGCGCGGTCATCGCCCGCCCCGGGTCGCGGTCGGTGCTCTCGGATCCCCTCAGAGACCTCCGCTCGGCCCCGGCGTCCATCCGGAACGCCGAGGTAACGCTGAGCGACAAACTCCGGACGCTGCTGCTCCGCCAGCACGTCGGCACGCGGACGGAGTCGGAGGTCTTCCGCGCCGCGGACCGGTCGATCCGGTCGTACCTCCGCGAGTGGGGCTTCTCCGAGGACTACGTCGAGCACTTCGTCGCCCCCTTCTACGGCGGGATCACGCTCGACCGGTCGCTGTCGACCTCCAAGCGCGTCTTCGAGTACACGTTCAAGGCGCTCTCCGACGGGCAGATCGCGGTGCCTGCGGCGGGGATGCGCGCGATCCCCGAGCAGCTCGCCGAGCGCGCGCGGACCGCGGGCGCGTCGATCCGCTGCTCCGAACGGGTCGAGTCGATCGACGAGGCCGGTGGCAACGTCACCGTCGAAACGGAGGCGGAGACGATGGACGTCGACGTCGTCGTCGTCGCCGCCGACCCGAAGGAAGCCCGCCGGCTCACGGGCGTCGAGTCGATCCCGGTCGAGGCCCGCGGCTGCGTGACGCAGTACTACCGACTGCCGGCCGAGGACGCTCCGCGGACGGGCCGGAAGATCCTGCTCAACGCCGCCGACCCGTCGCCGAACACGGTCGTCCCGATGTCGGAGGTCGCCCCCGAGTACGCCCCGGACGGGACGGCGCTGTTCAACGCGACCTTCCTGGGCGACGCTGCGCTGGAGCGCGACGCGTCGGCGCTCGCAGAGGAGACGCGGCTGACGCTGGAGTCGTGGTACCCCGAACGCGACTTCTCGGGACTCGAACCGGTCCGGACCCACCGGATCGAGTTCGCGCAGTTCGATCAGCCGCCGGGGATCCACGAGTCGCTGCCGGACGCCCGCGCGCCGGGCGGATCGACGTACCTCGCCGGCGACTACACCGCGTGGTCGTCGATTCAGGGCGCGATGCGGAGCGGCCGCGAGGCCGCTCGCGCGGTCGAGCGGGATCGCTGA
- a CDS encoding threonine synthase, with protein MQTTAAFRGLVCTETGERYDATATGPSDAGARLEAAYDYDAVDWTDGALADAPASMWRYGDLLAFDDPVTAQEGGTPLVSAPALAEEAGLGGLSVKDESRNPTGTILDRGLAPAVTAAREADAELVALAAAGNAGQSAASYAGMAELRSYAFVPSRSPFSNKAMINVHGGEMRVVGGRYPDAEAALHEQLQSEWHTLQEFDNPYRHDGIKTVAFEVAEAGGWTRPDAVVVPAGTGEVVAGVAKGFRELREVGVLDSLPRIFAAQPSGCAPVVTAYERDADSVEPWESPDTIVGELEITDPKGGAAALEAIEETDGGAVAVDDEEGLESAVLAAQRVGLEVGAAGGVALAAVDELAGEGVLGPDDRVVALNTESGTKTADVLRSHLMGKGV; from the coding sequence ATGCAAACGACAGCGGCGTTCCGCGGACTCGTCTGCACCGAGACCGGCGAGCGCTACGACGCGACGGCGACCGGGCCGAGCGACGCCGGGGCGCGGCTCGAAGCCGCGTACGACTACGACGCCGTCGACTGGACGGACGGCGCGCTTGCCGACGCGCCGGCGTCGATGTGGCGCTACGGCGACCTGCTCGCCTTCGATGATCCCGTCACCGCCCAGGAGGGCGGGACGCCGCTGGTCTCGGCTCCGGCACTCGCCGAAGAGGCCGGACTCGGTGGCCTTTCGGTCAAAGACGAGAGTCGAAACCCGACGGGAACTATCCTGGACCGGGGGCTCGCCCCGGCGGTGACCGCCGCCCGCGAGGCCGACGCGGAACTGGTCGCGCTCGCGGCGGCCGGCAACGCCGGCCAGTCCGCCGCCTCGTACGCGGGGATGGCCGAACTCCGCTCGTACGCCTTCGTCCCCTCGCGGTCGCCGTTCTCGAACAAGGCGATGATCAACGTCCACGGCGGGGAGATGCGCGTCGTCGGCGGACGGTACCCGGACGCCGAGGCGGCGCTGCACGAGCAGTTGCAGTCGGAGTGGCACACCCTCCAGGAGTTCGACAACCCGTACCGCCACGACGGGATCAAGACGGTCGCGTTCGAGGTCGCCGAGGCCGGTGGGTGGACTCGGCCGGACGCCGTGGTCGTCCCGGCGGGCACCGGCGAGGTCGTCGCCGGCGTCGCGAAGGGGTTCCGCGAACTCCGGGAGGTCGGGGTCCTCGATTCGCTCCCGCGAATCTTCGCCGCACAGCCGTCGGGGTGTGCACCGGTCGTGACCGCGTACGAACGGGACGCCGACTCGGTTGAGCCCTGGGAGTCGCCGGACACGATCGTCGGCGAGTTGGAGATCACCGACCCGAAGGGCGGGGCCGCCGCGCTCGAAGCGATCGAAGAGACCGACGGCGGTGCCGTCGCCGTCGACGACGAGGAGGGCCTAGAGAGCGCCGTCCTCGCCGCCCAGCGCGTGGGACTGGAGGTCGGCGCGGCCGGCGGCGTCGCGCTCGCGGCCGTCGACGAACTCGCGGGGGAGGGCGTCCTCGGTCCGGACGATCGCGTCGTCGCGCTCAACACCGAGTCGGGGACGAAGACGGCGGACGTGCTCCGGAGTCACCTGATGGGCAAGGGGGTGTAG
- a CDS encoding metal-dependent transcriptional regulator, with the protein MLSDVMEDYLKVIYEIQARSGPPVSTSAVAEALDKTPATVTSMLGTLEERGLVTREKYKGAELTPEGETVALEVLRHHRLLEAYLAEQLDYSWSEVHDEADALEHHISEEFERRVAAALDDPAVDPHGDPIPSADLSPLEEDETTPLSAREVGDRVVVSRVSDRDRDELEYLADAGVTPGTTLEVVDVAPFGMVTVRTDGGGEQSLPDSVADAIRVRPIDERTGPDDRAEVTDA; encoded by the coding sequence ATGTTGAGCGACGTGATGGAGGACTACCTGAAGGTCATCTACGAGATCCAGGCGCGGTCGGGGCCGCCGGTCTCCACCTCCGCGGTCGCCGAGGCCCTCGACAAGACGCCGGCGACGGTGACGAGTATGCTCGGGACGCTCGAGGAGCGCGGACTCGTGACGCGCGAGAAGTACAAGGGAGCGGAGCTCACGCCGGAGGGCGAGACGGTCGCGCTGGAAGTGCTGCGGCACCATCGACTGTTGGAGGCGTACCTCGCCGAGCAGTTGGATTACTCCTGGAGCGAGGTGCACGACGAGGCCGACGCGCTGGAACACCACATCAGCGAGGAGTTCGAGCGGCGCGTCGCGGCGGCGCTGGACGACCCCGCGGTCGACCCGCACGGCGACCCGATTCCCTCCGCCGATCTCAGCCCGCTGGAAGAGGACGAGACCACGCCGCTTTCGGCCCGTGAGGTCGGCGACCGGGTCGTCGTCTCCCGCGTCAGCGACCGCGACCGCGACGAACTGGAGTACCTCGCGGACGCCGGCGTCACGCCGGGAACGACGCTCGAAGTCGTCGACGTCGCTCCCTTCGGGATGGTCACCGTCCGGACAGACGGGGGAGGCGAACAGAGCCTCCCGGACTCCGTCGCCGACGCGATCCGCGTCCGGCCGATCGACGAGCGGACCGGTCCCGACGATCGAGCCGAGGTGACCGACGCGTGA
- a CDS encoding TMEM165/GDT1 family protein — translation MSTYLEILVVAFVAQLAVLPGEKVQFIIAGLSTRYDPKVVVAAAGSAFAGWTAVEILLGRALQAALPPVVLDAVTAALFLAFAVLLYRSAPSAGTETTAAASTETDGGFADLAAVDLPGPLERYSGSFDGFLPIFVMMVTGEFGDKTQLVTIGLAVQYGATSAIWVGEMLAIIPISLANAYFFHTFAHRVDMRKAHFAAAALFAFFGADTVLSILTGFSFWETFIGAISAAAAGLV, via the coding sequence GTGAGTACCTACCTCGAGATCCTGGTCGTGGCGTTCGTCGCGCAGCTGGCCGTCCTCCCCGGCGAGAAGGTCCAGTTCATCATCGCGGGGCTCTCGACGCGGTACGACCCGAAGGTGGTCGTCGCGGCCGCGGGGTCCGCCTTCGCCGGGTGGACGGCCGTCGAGATTCTCCTCGGCCGGGCACTGCAGGCGGCGCTGCCGCCGGTCGTCCTCGACGCGGTGACGGCGGCGCTCTTTCTGGCGTTCGCCGTGCTCCTGTACCGCTCGGCCCCCTCAGCGGGGACGGAGACGACCGCGGCCGCGTCGACCGAGACCGACGGCGGTTTCGCGGACCTCGCTGCAGTGGACCTCCCGGGACCGCTGGAGCGCTACTCGGGGTCCTTCGACGGCTTTCTCCCCATCTTCGTGATGATGGTCACCGGGGAGTTCGGCGACAAGACGCAGCTGGTCACGATCGGTCTGGCGGTCCAGTACGGCGCGACGTCGGCGATCTGGGTCGGCGAGATGCTCGCGATCATCCCGATCAGCCTCGCGAACGCGTACTTCTTCCACACGTTCGCCCACCGGGTCGACATGCGGAAGGCCCACTTCGCCGCGGCGGCGCTCTTCGCGTTCTTCGGCGCCGACACGGTCCTCTCGATCCTGACCGGGTTCTCCTTCTGGGAGACGTTCATCGGCGCGATCAGCGCCGCGGCGGCCGGGCTCGTCTGA
- a CDS encoding LysE family translocator, translating into MTSLVATLGAGVVFGVALAAPPGPMNAIIAEESVLRGWIAGFKAGLGAMTADGIFFVLALLGVVTFVERFPLVRAAMIGLGGVLMLYFAYGAATDVRSSFTAGGGASDAEDPRVGTGFRKAFVLALTNPYQILFWLTIGVGLLRPGTLDVLAQTPYVGESLAGVVVVDTGSPALIAGFFGGISLWITGFPAALVSAERRVDAFAPIVAGVSAVVLAGFGVLFLAQSAGTFLP; encoded by the coding sequence ATGACGAGTCTCGTCGCGACGCTCGGTGCCGGCGTCGTCTTCGGCGTCGCGCTCGCGGCCCCGCCCGGACCGATGAACGCGATCATCGCCGAGGAGAGCGTGCTCCGTGGGTGGATCGCGGGATTCAAGGCCGGCCTCGGGGCGATGACCGCCGACGGAATCTTCTTCGTGCTCGCGCTGCTCGGCGTCGTCACGTTCGTCGAGCGGTTCCCGCTCGTCCGCGCGGCGATGATCGGCCTCGGCGGCGTGTTGATGCTGTATTTCGCCTACGGCGCCGCCACCGACGTCCGGTCGTCGTTCACGGCCGGCGGCGGGGCTTCGGACGCCGAGGACCCCCGCGTCGGGACGGGGTTCAGAAAGGCGTTCGTGCTGGCGCTCACGAACCCCTATCAGATCCTCTTCTGGCTCACGATCGGCGTCGGGCTGCTCCGGCCGGGGACGCTCGACGTCCTGGCGCAGACGCCGTACGTCGGCGAGTCGCTGGCGGGAGTCGTCGTCGTCGACACCGGATCGCCGGCGCTCATCGCGGGCTTCTTCGGAGGGATCTCCCTCTGGATCACCGGCTTCCCGGCCGCGCTCGTAAGCGCCGAGCGGCGCGTCGACGCCTTCGCGCCGATCGTCGCCGGGGTCAGCGCCGTCGTTCTCGCGGGGTTCGGCGTCCTCTTCCTGGCACAGAGCGCCGGGACGTTTCTCCCGTAG
- a CDS encoding NAD(P)-dependent glycerol-1-phosphate dehydrogenase, whose protein sequence is MFEKTTWIKLPRNVLVGHGVLDDLAAAVEDLYLSGRPLVVTSPTPNDLVGDRVRAQFDVAGTTAIETASFDAVERVVAAAEDAEAGYLIGLGGGKPIDTAKMASDRLGCGFVSVPTAASHDGIVSGRSSIPEGDTRHSVAADPPLAVVADTETLAEAPWELTTAGCADIISNYTAVKDWQLAHRLKNVEYSEYAGALSQMTAEMLVESAEAIKPGFEESAWLVAKALVSSGVAMSIAGSSRPASGAEHLISHQLDRLVPGAALHGHQVGVAAVVTEYLHSGERGEWADIRDALEAMGAPTTASELGIDDDTFLEALTTAHSIRDRYTILGDGVSEDAALEAATFTGVI, encoded by the coding sequence ATGTTCGAGAAGACGACGTGGATCAAACTCCCCCGGAACGTCCTCGTCGGCCACGGCGTTCTCGATGACCTCGCGGCGGCGGTCGAGGATCTCTACCTCTCGGGTCGCCCGCTCGTGGTGACGAGTCCGACGCCGAACGACCTGGTGGGCGATCGGGTGCGCGCCCAGTTCGACGTGGCCGGAACGACCGCGATCGAGACGGCGAGCTTCGACGCCGTCGAGCGCGTCGTCGCCGCCGCCGAAGACGCCGAGGCCGGTTACCTGATCGGGCTCGGGGGCGGCAAGCCGATCGACACCGCGAAGATGGCCTCCGATCGCCTCGGGTGTGGCTTCGTCTCGGTGCCGACCGCCGCCAGCCACGACGGCATCGTCTCCGGACGCTCGTCGATCCCCGAAGGCGACACCCGTCACTCGGTCGCCGCCGACCCCCCGCTGGCCGTCGTCGCCGACACGGAGACCCTCGCGGAGGCCCCCTGGGAGCTCACGACCGCCGGCTGTGCGGACATCATCTCGAACTACACCGCCGTCAAGGACTGGCAGCTGGCCCACCGGCTGAAGAACGTCGAGTACAGCGAGTACGCCGGCGCGCTCTCGCAGATGACCGCGGAGATGCTCGTCGAGTCCGCCGAGGCGATCAAGCCCGGCTTCGAGGAGTCGGCGTGGCTCGTCGCGAAGGCGCTCGTCTCCTCGGGCGTCGCGATGTCCATCGCCGGGTCGTCGCGGCCGGCCTCGGGCGCGGAACACCTCATCTCCCACCAGCTCGACCGACTCGTGCCGGGGGCCGCGCTCCACGGCCACCAGGTCGGCGTCGCCGCCGTCGTGACGGAGTACCTCCACTCGGGCGAACGCGGCGAGTGGGCCGACATCCGCGACGCCCTCGAAGCGATGGGCGCGCCGACGACTGCCTCGGAACTCGGCATCGACGACGACACGTTCTTAGAGGCGCTGACGACCGCCCACTCGATCCGCGACCGGTACACGATCCTCGGCGACGGCGTCAGCGAGGACGCCGCCCTCGAAGCGGCGACGTTCACGGGCGTGATCTGA
- a CDS encoding DUF420 domain-containing protein produces the protein MATSSADNAVKRHPLAVTALLSVVGYAAVVGTFLGVVPRSVFPDLSLWAVNRLADAIAVVNAANVLVIAAGWRWIRRDEVEKHAAAMVTSFLLILVFLVLYLTKIGGGGTKEFVGPTLVYYPYLTMLAIHIVLSIVSVPVVLYALVLGVTHSPAELRSETPHRRVGRIAAASWLLSLALGVVTYLLLNHAFSWEYVESAAATLLLL, from the coding sequence ATGGCAACTTCGAGCGCCGACAACGCGGTCAAACGCCACCCGCTCGCGGTCACCGCCCTGCTCTCGGTCGTCGGCTACGCCGCCGTCGTCGGGACGTTCCTCGGCGTCGTTCCGAGAAGCGTGTTCCCCGACCTGTCGCTGTGGGCGGTGAACCGCCTCGCCGACGCCATCGCGGTCGTCAACGCCGCGAACGTCCTCGTGATCGCCGCCGGCTGGCGGTGGATCCGCCGCGACGAGGTCGAAAAGCACGCGGCCGCGATGGTGACTTCCTTCCTCCTCATCCTCGTGTTTCTCGTCCTCTATCTCACGAAGATCGGCGGCGGCGGCACGAAGGAGTTCGTGGGGCCGACGCTCGTCTACTACCCGTACCTGACGATGCTCGCGATCCACATCGTGCTCTCGATCGTGTCGGTGCCGGTGGTGCTGTACGCGCTCGTCCTCGGCGTCACCCACTCGCCGGCGGAACTCAGAAGCGAGACGCCGCACCGCCGCGTCGGTCGGATCGCCGCCGCCTCGTGGCTGCTCTCGCTCGCGCTCGGCGTCGTCACGTACCTGCTCCTGAACCACGCCTTCAGTTGGGAGTACGTCGAATCGGCCGCGGCGACGCTGCTGCTGCTCTGA